The following are encoded in a window of Rissa tridactyla isolate bRisTri1 chromosome 15, bRisTri1.patW.cur.20221130, whole genome shotgun sequence genomic DNA:
- the FBF1 gene encoding fas-binding factor 1 isoform X5 — MATKPKKSLRGSIDDVLGDLLGYDDEIPVKSATASQPAGSSGGRARGTSLQASKKSFLEDDFFSKLPAEDIKTTEGSSASDTDPQALLQTLKDMDDMEADLLGISKPSSGPGKTTVKGPGKLDSSGGTVKTAEKLLSPKKGESAPLVEKQPLASPPAARQYKKFNFEDLDDPLAGLLSDEEQDAHKKPAPTGAKSSSEKKTERSKEKEPPPPQTPLHTAAPARRREELTFEDDGDDLMDALGFGNGPKGDEKQGKKAEEEELRPARSKLDELLGRGPVAKILEQPGVGERREFQLDKKYQKQPEKEEGWDEEDFVFGAYKPTVASTPAGRSARRQSVRFSAENSSEPKPEPCSKPPPPASRSPVRVRRAGGDWLGLKDEDFMDSEPPSPVKASPAVSYPSPAAAGGPSPTSQLTAVEEAAAKPIPVEEENWLSAALSRKKAQAKAREGSAKASEVPGKGLDPHSPVSQPAGSTGAPQQAAALQDKAASTDGSGQPVPWLGTAKQAPAHPSEAANGDPSRDASALVSTALLPGEQETQGPALLAQVTTPRAHLQAASQLQAESPALGLQHERRLGAPTALLYEDATGCRAALLSAQARVAELESQVRMLELEQTQHKLLLESLQQRHQEDLDLVENAHRSRVKVLEETYRQREERLRQEKEQLAAQLLSQSQDAEQARAELLSQHQQRLAALEQQSALELERLRELQRVSVQEMRKDHEEQLQRLKRLKDQEIDAVTSATSHTRSLNGVIEQMEKFSSDLHDLSHKVEATHHTTSQELAMGARQRDKQLKVLQDRLSQQQRDMEEERSRLQEVIAKMEARLGEQTRLLEQERWRATAEQSKVESLQHSLEEQRRIMTQQLSMERAELERAKSALLEEQKSVMQKCSEERRKLAAEWAEFHTRQQLSKERMERDMDRALQMDSQREGTIMSLAKEQAELKIRGHELKAKEEQLVKDRELLEEAWRELRLEKEKVNGTALRIRQREEEIKSMTKLSSQKYEEGERALREACRIESEHQTRLQVMQQHLEQLKQQEQRLHQERLSIAHQRSQLQQLRAELPSNPVMLLTADQDLSAPTKGLSSTPCFPPPVRVLPRHSLEGSRETLAVAGPTELYAKLLLLKHRAQQDRDFLEDEQFFLETLKKASYNTSSLSD; from the exons ATG GctacaaaacccaagaaaagttTAAGAG GCTCTATTGATGATGTGCTTGGTGACCTCCTGGGATATGATG ATGAAATCCCTGTTAAATCTGCCACAGCTTCCCAGCCGGCCGGGAGCAGCGGTGGGAGAGCCCGGGGCACCAGCTTGCAGGCCAGCAAGAA GTCCTTTCTAGAGGATGATTTCTTCAGCAAACTCCCCGCAGAGGACATCAAAACTACAGAG GGATCCAGCGCTTCTGACACAGACCCAcaagctctgctgcagaccctGAAG GACATGGATGATATGGAAGCTGATCTCCTGGGAATATCGAAACCCAGTTCTGGGCCAGGGAAGACAACTGTGAAAGGTCCTGGGAAACTTGACTCCTCGGGAGGAACAGTGAAGACCGCAGAGAAGCTGCTATCCCCCAAGAAAG GAGAATCTGCACCTCTGGTGGAGAAGCAGCCACTCGCATCCCCCCCTGCTGCCCGACAGTACAAGAAATTTAACTTTGAAG ATTTAGACGATCCTTTGGCAGGGCTTTTGTCTGATGAGGAGCAGGACGCTCACAAGAAGCCAGCTCCAACAGGCGCTAAAAGCAGctctgagaaaaaaacagaacgGAGCAAAGAGAAAG agccacccccaccccagacGCCCCTACACACTGCGGCCCCAGCCCGGAGGAGAGAGGAGCTCACATTTGAAGATGATGGTGATGACCTGATGGATGCACTGGGGTTTGGCAACGGCCCAAAAGGAGATGAGAAGCAGGGAAAGAAGGCAGAAGA AGAGGAGCTCCGGCCAGCCCGCTCCAAGCTGGACGAGTTGCTGGGGCGAGGCCCCGTGGCCAAAATCCTGGAACAGCCAGGCGTGGGAGAGCGCAGGGAGTTCCAGCTGGATAAGAAGTACCAAAAGCAGCCAG agaaggaagagggctgGGACGAGGAGGATTTTGTCTTTGGAGCATACAAGCCCACAGTGGCCTCCACACCCGCGGGCCGGTCGGCGAGAAGGCAGTCTGTGAG GTTTTCAGCAGAGAACAGCAGCGAACCGAAACCAGAGCCATGCTCCAAACCTCCTCCTCCAGCAAGCAGGAGCCCCGTGCGGGTCAGAAGGGCTGGTGGCGACTGGCTGGGTTTGAAGGATGAGGATTTTATGGATTCGGAGCCGCCGTCTCCAGTGAAGGCCAGTCCAGCTGTGAGCTACCCCAGCCCTGCCGCAGCCGGGgggcccagccccaccagccagcTCACGGCCGTAGAGGAGGCAGCGGCTAAACCCATCCCAGTGGAGGAGGAGAACTGGCTGAGCGCTGCCTTGTCTCGCAAGAAAGCCCAAGCGAAAGCCCGGGAGGGAAGTGCCAAGGCCTCAGAGGTCCCAGGCAAAGGGCTGGATCCCCACTCTCCTGTCAG CCAGCCAGCCGGCTCCACGGGAGCACCGCAGCAGGCGGCTGCCCTGCAGGACAAGGCAGCGAGCACCGATGGCTCTGG GCAGCCTGTCCCCTGGCTCGGCACCGCGAAACAAGCCCCAGCTCACCCGTCGGAGGCTGCGAACGGGGATCCCTCCAGAGACGCCAGCGCCCTGG TCTCCACGGCCTTGTTACCAGGAGAGCAGGAGACGCAGGGCCCTGCCCTGCTCGCTCAG GTTACCACACCCAGGGCACATCTCCAGGCTGCCTCACAGCTGCAG GCAGAGTCCCCAGCCCTGGGCTTGCAGCATGAGAGGAGGCTGGGGgctcccacagccctgctctaCGAGGATGCGACAGGCTGTCGGGCAGCGCTGCTCAGTGCCCAGGCCCgtgtggcagagctggagagccaG GTCCggatgctggagctggagcagacACAGCACAAACTGTTGCTGGAGAGTCTCCAACAGCGGCACCAGGAGGACCTGGATCTCGTTGAGAACGCCCACAG GAGCCGGGTGAAGGTGCTGGAGGAGACCTACAGGCAGCGGGAGGAGAGGCTGCGTcaggagaaggagcagctggcagctcagctgctgTCACAGAGCCAGGACGCAGAGCAGGCACGGGCAGAGCTGCTGTCACAGCACCAGCAGCGCCTGGCAGCGCTGGAGCAGCAGAGCGCGCTGGAGCTGGAGCGGCTGCGAGAGCTGCAGAG GGTGTCTGTCCAGGAGATGCGCAAAGACCATGAAGAGCAGCTCCAGCGACTGAAGCGGCTGAAAGACCAGGAGATCGATGCGGTGACCAGTGCCACTTCCCACACCAG GTCTCTGAATGGTGTCATCGAGCAGATGGAGAAGTTCTCCAGCGACCTGCATGACCTCTCGCACAAGGTGGAGGCCACACACCACACTACCTCCCAGGAGCTGGCCATGGGGGCACGGCAGCGGGACAAGCAGCTCAAGG tgctccAGGACAGGCTATCGCAGCAGCAGAGGGACATGGAGGAGGAGCGGAGCCGTCTCCAGGAGGTGATTGCCAAAATGGAGGCCAGGCTGGGCGAGCAGACTcggctgctggagcag GAGCGATGGAGGGCGACAGCAGAGCAATCCAAAGTGGAATCACTGCAGCACTCGCTGGAGGAGCAGCGGCGAATCATGACCCAGCAGCTCTCCATGGAGcgagcagagctggagagggcAAAG AGTGCtttgctggaggagcagaagtCGGTGATGCAGAAGTGCTCGGAGGAGCGACGGAAGCTAGCGGCTGAGTGGGCTGAATTTCACACCCGGCAGCAGCTGAGCAAGGAGCGGATGGAGCGTGACATGGACCGAGCCCTGCAGATGGACTCCCAGAGAGAGGGCACCATCATGAGCCTGGCCAAG gagcaggcagagctgaagATTCGGGGCCATGAGCTGAAAGCCAAGGAGGAGCAGCTGgtgaaggacagggagctgctggaggaggcctGGCGGGAGCTGAGGCtggagaaagagaaggtgaaCGGGACCGCGCTGCGCATtcggcagcgggaggaggaaatTAAAAGTATGACCAAG CTCTCATCCCAGAAGTACGAGGAAGGGGAGCGGGCCCTGCGGGAGGCATGCAGGATAGAGTCCGAGCACCAGACCAGGCTGCAGGTCATGCAGCAGCACCTGGAGCAGCTGAAACAGCAGGAACAGCGTCTGCACCAG GAGCGGCTGAGCATTGCCCACCAGAGGAGTCAGCTCCAACAGCTACGCGCGGAGCTGCCCAGCAACCCCGTGATGCTGCTGACTGCAGACCAGGACCTCAGTGCCCCTACAAAAGGCCTCTCCAGCACGCCAT